In Cicer arietinum cultivar CDC Frontier isolate Library 1 chromosome 7, Cicar.CDCFrontier_v2.0, whole genome shotgun sequence, a single window of DNA contains:
- the LOC101510654 gene encoding protein ASYMMETRIC LEAVES 2 isoform X1, with translation MHITEINGSLRERKKREEKEENKKEERRKKKTRKKKEEKKCVTTTQTPMASSNSPCAACKFLRRKCQPECAFAPYFPPDQPQKFANVHRIFGASNVTKLLNDLHPHQREDAVNSLAYEAEMRLRDPVYGCVGVISLLQHQLRQLQMDLYCAKSELSRYQNLSIAATTGHGLMTNESVAAVNNYHHTQNTTAVVGGNSNGRDHHYHHRHHQFFPNQQNNIVRNFDGGIGNNYDTSLLAMNISASLGQFNQVQHHSAAGGGGEDRRTVNRS, from the coding sequence ATGCATATCACAGAAATTAATGGTAGtttgagagagagaaaaaaaagggaagagaaagaagaaaacaagaaagaagaaagaagaaagaagaaaacaagaaagaagaaagaagagaagaagTGTGTGACTACAACACAAACTCCTATGGCATCCTCAAATTCACCATGTGCAGCATGCAAGTTTCTACGCCGCAAATGTCAACCAGAATGTGCATTTGCACCTTATTTCCCACCTGATCAGCCTCAAAAATTTGCAAATGTTCATAGAATTTTCGGTGCAAGTAATGTTACAAAGCTTCTCAACGATTTACACCCTCACCAACGTGAAGATGCTGTTAATTCACTCGCTTATGAAGCCGAAATGAGACTCCGTGATCCAGTTTACGGTTGTGTAGGTGTTATTTCTCTTCTTCAACATCAACTTCGTCAGCTTCAAATGGATCTTTATTGCGCGAAATCGGAACTCTCTAGGTACCAAAATTTAAGCATAGCGGCCACGACAGGTCATGGTCTGATGACTAATGAATCTGTCGCGGCCGTTAataattatcaccacacacagAATACTACTGCAGTTGTTGGTGGTAATAGTAATGGCCGTGACCATCACTATCACCATCGTCATCATCAATTTTTTCCGAACCAACAAAATAATATTGTGAGAAATTTTGATGGTGGAATTGGGAACAACTATGATACTAGTCTTTTGGCTATGAATATATCTGCTAGCTTAGGGCAGTTCAATCAGGTTCAACACCATAGTGCTGCCGGAGGTGGTGGTGAAGACCGCCGTACTGTTAACCGCTCCTAG
- the LOC101510654 gene encoding protein ASYMMETRIC LEAVES 2 isoform X2: protein MASSNSPCAACKFLRRKCQPECAFAPYFPPDQPQKFANVHRIFGASNVTKLLNDLHPHQREDAVNSLAYEAEMRLRDPVYGCVGVISLLQHQLRQLQMDLYCAKSELSRYQNLSIAATTGHGLMTNESVAAVNNYHHTQNTTAVVGGNSNGRDHHYHHRHHQFFPNQQNNIVRNFDGGIGNNYDTSLLAMNISASLGQFNQVQHHSAAGGGGEDRRTVNRS, encoded by the coding sequence ATGGCATCCTCAAATTCACCATGTGCAGCATGCAAGTTTCTACGCCGCAAATGTCAACCAGAATGTGCATTTGCACCTTATTTCCCACCTGATCAGCCTCAAAAATTTGCAAATGTTCATAGAATTTTCGGTGCAAGTAATGTTACAAAGCTTCTCAACGATTTACACCCTCACCAACGTGAAGATGCTGTTAATTCACTCGCTTATGAAGCCGAAATGAGACTCCGTGATCCAGTTTACGGTTGTGTAGGTGTTATTTCTCTTCTTCAACATCAACTTCGTCAGCTTCAAATGGATCTTTATTGCGCGAAATCGGAACTCTCTAGGTACCAAAATTTAAGCATAGCGGCCACGACAGGTCATGGTCTGATGACTAATGAATCTGTCGCGGCCGTTAataattatcaccacacacagAATACTACTGCAGTTGTTGGTGGTAATAGTAATGGCCGTGACCATCACTATCACCATCGTCATCATCAATTTTTTCCGAACCAACAAAATAATATTGTGAGAAATTTTGATGGTGGAATTGGGAACAACTATGATACTAGTCTTTTGGCTATGAATATATCTGCTAGCTTAGGGCAGTTCAATCAGGTTCAACACCATAGTGCTGCCGGAGGTGGTGGTGAAGACCGCCGTACTGTTAACCGCTCCTAG